A stretch of the Photobacterium sp. CCB-ST2H9 genome encodes the following:
- a CDS encoding radical SAM protein: MRINLIINIVVSKCCRYDAGKGCKEVTCCLDAKHGHRCMERIEVLDITDNEENNLRVWLNSQLRQLWDANETSVSALIRKYFESEHHAKLYTFEPEESFRKQEFLVFSEHDTIISAWKKTSARPFIEWARGNGLDKFPYVMNGRVFTDNTADVIHHRLPSDFITLRLLRNYPASLKAILQWNDVQSLDAFSALEEIQLYLRNEPVLRDWDWVEGVQNQNGENLYCISPFRELILVNDGAYFCCSAWHGYPSVGDPRDAALDTLWNNEDAAEFRKSILDGSYRYCRHDVCPKLVNPESQLKTFTELPSVVQHGILQESGYLESGFEFINYGFDPSCNLSCPSCRHDVILAEGKAAEDIKFIERQIEANSTDLQELYISGAGDAFGSPFSRDFLARMKEENFPSLHSILLHCNGQLFNSFIWHKLPDFVRDRINYVEISIDASCQETYEINRRGGSYSKLLENLSFIRELKQRGELGYIKFSFVVQQNNYDEMPAFVEFAKRYHADCAFFSRLMNWGTFSTDEYLSRDVANRSHDHFPDLLRVISDPIFNDEIVDLTNLNHLLKA; encoded by the coding sequence GTGCGTATAAATCTAATTATTAATATTGTGGTGTCAAAATGCTGTCGGTATGATGCAGGCAAAGGATGTAAAGAGGTTACCTGTTGCTTAGACGCTAAGCACGGTCATAGGTGTATGGAAAGAATAGAAGTACTGGATATCACAGACAACGAAGAAAATAATCTTCGTGTCTGGTTGAATTCGCAACTCAGACAATTATGGGATGCGAATGAAACTTCTGTTTCTGCGCTGATCCGCAAGTACTTTGAGAGTGAACACCATGCGAAGCTGTATACGTTTGAACCTGAAGAAAGTTTCAGGAAACAGGAGTTCTTGGTATTTTCTGAGCATGACACCATTATTAGTGCCTGGAAGAAAACAAGTGCCCGTCCTTTTATTGAATGGGCCAGAGGCAATGGCCTGGATAAATTTCCCTATGTCATGAATGGCAGGGTTTTTACCGATAACACTGCGGATGTCATTCACCATCGGCTACCCTCAGATTTTATTACTTTGCGTTTGCTTCGGAATTATCCGGCGTCATTAAAAGCAATTTTGCAATGGAATGATGTGCAAAGTCTGGACGCTTTCAGTGCGCTGGAAGAAATTCAACTGTATCTGAGAAATGAGCCTGTCCTTCGTGATTGGGACTGGGTTGAAGGGGTTCAGAATCAAAATGGTGAAAACCTTTACTGTATTTCACCATTTCGTGAGCTGATTCTGGTGAATGATGGCGCTTATTTTTGTTGTAGTGCCTGGCATGGGTATCCGAGTGTCGGAGATCCAAGAGACGCAGCACTCGACACCTTATGGAATAATGAAGATGCAGCTGAATTTCGAAAATCGATTCTGGACGGGTCGTATCGATATTGTCGTCATGATGTGTGCCCAAAGCTGGTCAATCCGGAATCACAGCTGAAAACCTTTACAGAGTTACCCTCTGTGGTTCAACACGGCATCTTGCAAGAGAGTGGTTACTTAGAAAGTGGATTTGAGTTTATCAACTATGGTTTTGACCCTTCCTGCAATCTGTCTTGCCCGTCGTGTCGGCATGATGTGATTCTTGCAGAAGGGAAAGCAGCAGAAGATATCAAATTCATTGAGCGTCAGATTGAGGCAAACAGTACCGATTTGCAGGAGCTGTATATCTCCGGCGCCGGTGATGCCTTTGGATCACCGTTCTCGCGGGATTTTCTCGCGCGGATGAAAGAGGAGAATTTTCCGAGTCTGCATTCAATCTTGCTGCATTGTAATGGCCAGCTGTTTAACTCGTTTATCTGGCATAAATTGCCAGATTTTGTCCGTGACAGAATCAACTATGTTGAGATTTCGATTGATGCGAGTTGTCAGGAAACTTATGAAATCAACCGGCGTGGGGGCAGTTACTCAAAACTTCTGGAGAACTTATCATTTATTCGTGAGTTAAAGCAGCGGGGTGAACTTGGTTATATTAAATTCAGCTTTGTCGTGCAGCAGAACAACTATGATGAAATGCCTGCTTTTGTTGAATTTGCCAAGAGATACCATGCAGATTGCGCATTTTTTTCACGATTGATGAACTGGGGAACGTTCTCTACAGATGAATATTTATCCCGTGATGTGGCAAATCGGTCTCATGATCATTTTCCTGATTTATTACGGGTTATCAGTGATCCGATATTTAACGATGAGATCGTAGATTTAACAAATTTGAATCATTTATTGAAAGCATAA
- a CDS encoding SPASM domain-containing protein: MHPFENEIEIVDITPSEPLLCKTPFHQVLVDPKGDLYICCGSHIQNMTPVAGNLLQQDALDIWNNDIYKTFRMSFVDGSLRYCNEKTCSAAANKDNPALRNLVHSVDEIEKDPGLFNSNFSDYLNAPENFDGALVSPPTRLYLGMDPSCNLQCPSCRNELYMEEKGSQRLDTIYGNLRSITPGIEFLEFDGAGDVFASRWYQKFLHQFPVDDFPNLQMVTLRSNGLLWTDKNWYRIHPYLRSMAIYACISVDAATAETYATVRGGCFERLMKNLKFVQRLHQIGEINEITLVMVYRKSNYQEIPAFIELGKSLGASYLVIHPLQAWSESAYVIEGSYDHEAIHLRSHPLHGEFQDFIQKHGIVSGYSESVFIDFSW; this comes from the coding sequence ATGCACCCATTCGAAAATGAAATCGAAATAGTCGATATCACGCCAAGTGAACCATTGTTGTGTAAAACGCCTTTTCATCAGGTACTCGTCGACCCGAAGGGCGATCTGTACATCTGTTGTGGGTCGCACATTCAAAACATGACGCCGGTTGCCGGGAACCTGCTTCAGCAGGATGCACTGGACATATGGAATAATGATATCTACAAGACTTTCAGAATGTCCTTTGTGGATGGCAGTTTGAGATACTGCAATGAAAAAACCTGTTCTGCGGCAGCCAACAAAGACAATCCGGCACTTCGGAATTTGGTTCATTCTGTGGATGAAATCGAAAAAGATCCCGGCTTATTCAACAGTAATTTTTCCGACTATCTGAATGCTCCGGAAAACTTTGACGGCGCCCTGGTCAGTCCGCCGACCCGACTTTATTTAGGTATGGATCCTTCCTGCAACTTGCAGTGTCCTTCATGTCGCAATGAGTTGTATATGGAAGAGAAGGGCAGTCAGCGTTTAGATACCATTTATGGCAATTTGCGAAGTATCACGCCTGGTATCGAATTTCTGGAATTCGATGGTGCCGGTGATGTGTTCGCCAGTCGCTGGTATCAAAAATTTCTCCATCAATTTCCGGTCGATGATTTTCCGAACCTGCAAATGGTGACTTTGCGCTCGAATGGGCTCCTTTGGACAGACAAGAACTGGTATCGCATTCATCCCTATCTTCGCTCCATGGCCATTTATGCCTGCATTTCAGTGGATGCGGCCACTGCTGAAACCTATGCGACAGTACGGGGTGGCTGTTTTGAGAGGCTGATGAAGAACCTGAAATTTGTTCAGCGCCTGCATCAAATTGGGGAAATTAACGAAATCACACTGGTGATGGTCTACCGAAAGAGCAATTATCAGGAAATACCGGCTTTTATTGAGTTGGGAAAATCACTCGGGGCAAGCTATCTGGTGATTCATCCTTTGCAAGCCTGGTCAGAGTCAGCCTATGTCATTGAGGGGAGCTATGACCACGAGGCAATTCATCTCCGGTCACATCCGCTACACGGCGAGTTTCAGGATTTCATCCAGAAACATGGCATCGTCAGTGGTTACAGTGAGTCTGTGTTTATTGATTTTTCCTGGTAG
- a CDS encoding lipopolysaccharide assembly protein LapB: MLHFEMFSTEELLAFAALDLENDNLFQGMEKLKHLKNNQVESDELDSMLGSVYAKLQLFHQAVEHYSALLERTPSRLHERFQLGMVYREMNELGKAAECWDGVLDVEENYPPVLFHKALLLILTGEEVQAKSLLQQLVATAESDNYYVERALGVLEEISAASQEPTPVTQKLDQVH, from the coding sequence ATGCTGCACTTTGAAATGTTCTCTACAGAAGAGCTTTTGGCTTTTGCTGCGCTTGATCTTGAAAATGACAACCTTTTTCAAGGCATGGAAAAGCTGAAGCATTTAAAAAATAATCAGGTTGAATCAGACGAGTTGGATTCAATGTTAGGCAGCGTTTATGCAAAGCTTCAGTTATTTCATCAAGCGGTTGAGCATTATTCTGCATTGCTGGAAAGAACACCTTCCCGCCTGCATGAAAGATTTCAGCTGGGAATGGTATACCGGGAAATGAATGAGCTGGGTAAAGCCGCAGAATGTTGGGACGGTGTGCTGGACGTTGAAGAAAACTATCCGCCTGTTCTTTTTCATAAAGCATTGTTACTCATCCTGACCGGCGAAGAGGTCCAGGCCAAATCACTGCTGCAACAATTAGTCGCGACAGCAGAAAGCGATAATTATTACGTGGAACGAGCGCTCGGTGTTTTAGAGGAAATTTCGGCTGCGTCGCAAGAGCCGACACCGGTGACCCAAAAACTTGACCAGGTTCATTGA
- a CDS encoding tetratricopeptide repeat protein yields the protein MDPSNALLALDLIGGLAKQGDFRAAMQIVDQSLGLNDDHADFLSWKGHLCLALNQYDDAVQAYHDLFRRGYAQPGLKINCALACFQTGKYEAAYELLAQIPELDVANTLLKARCLAHLENNSQAIAETYRLLTTCTPEQHAEVHGLLSLLYLDDAQYELAEKHCRTSLQLDNSQCDALITSASLSLYRLETEMALIILEPLLAQHPEMGRLLAMKALSYMYAHQFDAAIQWYEKACQKMPGHVGSRVNLGWCYFSVKDYDRAESCFKEGLKTDRNFAECHGGLAIVNAVREKWSVSQEQLKRALKLDANCPSALFARALYLQVKGKTKEADSIMSGLMAFKSDLSVENLSEAMKKIILSRQP from the coding sequence ATGGATCCATCCAATGCGTTGCTGGCCCTTGATTTGATTGGGGGCTTAGCGAAGCAGGGAGACTTCCGGGCAGCGATGCAAATTGTTGATCAGTCACTGGGACTGAATGATGATCATGCAGATTTTCTGAGTTGGAAGGGGCACTTATGTCTGGCTTTAAATCAGTATGATGACGCCGTTCAGGCCTATCATGACCTGTTCCGTCGCGGTTACGCTCAGCCGGGTCTGAAAATTAATTGTGCACTGGCCTGTTTTCAGACCGGAAAGTATGAAGCGGCTTATGAGTTGCTGGCGCAGATTCCTGAACTTGATGTGGCAAATACGCTGCTGAAAGCACGTTGCCTGGCGCATTTAGAAAATAACTCGCAGGCGATTGCAGAAACGTATCGTTTACTCACAACGTGTACGCCGGAACAACACGCTGAAGTTCACGGACTGCTGTCCTTATTGTATCTGGATGATGCGCAGTATGAACTGGCTGAAAAGCATTGCCGCACATCGTTGCAGCTGGACAACAGCCAGTGTGATGCTTTGATCACCAGCGCTAGTTTATCTCTGTACCGACTGGAGACGGAAATGGCGTTAATCATCCTGGAACCATTACTGGCACAGCATCCGGAAATGGGACGCCTGTTGGCGATGAAGGCGCTGTCATACATGTATGCCCACCAATTCGATGCTGCGATTCAATGGTATGAAAAGGCGTGCCAAAAAATGCCAGGACATGTTGGCAGTCGGGTGAACTTAGGCTGGTGTTATTTTTCGGTGAAGGATTATGACCGTGCCGAATCCTGCTTCAAAGAAGGTCTGAAAACAGACCGGAATTTTGCTGAATGTCATGGCGGTCTGGCAATCGTGAATGCTGTCCGGGAAAAATGGTCAGTTTCACAGGAACAACTGAAGCGGGCCCTGAAGTTAGATGCCAATTGCCCGTCTGCATTGTTTGCAAGGGCGCTATATTTACAGGTGAAAGGGAAAACCA